A stretch of Comamonadaceae bacterium M7527 DNA encodes these proteins:
- the murD gene encoding UDP-N-acetylmuramoyl-L-alanine--D-glutamate ligase: MTEQTAPSAVLVLGAGVSGLAMARWCVRMGAQVTVADTRQDTARLQQLQTAWPQLSFVQCAFDSTLMASSNWGAVYRSPGLSPAQLHEVRSWCDANGVIYGNEVDLFVQGLIDHEPPPDLPAVESAPADDDQAMLAQAQALNETVDEAVTEAVADVSAMDDDQEGPDDDIKNDEVEGDAEGDVEGDGVEAHECPIEPAAPISRKPKVLAVTGTNGKTTVCALTAQLLQRAGVDAIAAGNIAPSLLDALSACLDEGRWPQVWVLELSSFQLDHCTSLQPDSATIVNISQDHLDWHGDMASYVAAKGHVFGNLGLRLLNRDDPQVMQFQPEPPAVPKRGEAVAPHAKWASFGTDTPTRVGDWGLDTTNGLTWLVRAQPLDDTIQKPKRGQVAAPVEVYMQRLMPADALRIRGQHNATNALLALALATSTGADLAAMLHGLREYTGEAHRMQSVAVVNDVEYFDDSKGTNVGATLAAIKGLGNERRLVVILGGDGKGQDFTPLNAAVAQYARAVVLIGRDAPAIRQALASTGVPLLDATDMAHAVTISQAQAQTGDAVLLSPACASFDMFDNYAHRARVFTQAVSDLAADAGVELS, from the coding sequence GGCGTGTCTGGCCTGGCCATGGCGCGTTGGTGCGTGCGCATGGGCGCACAGGTTACGGTGGCTGACACACGTCAGGACACAGCGCGCTTGCAGCAGCTACAAACAGCCTGGCCGCAGTTGAGCTTTGTGCAGTGCGCATTTGACAGCACGCTAATGGCATCTAGCAACTGGGGCGCCGTTTACCGCAGCCCAGGCTTGTCACCCGCACAGCTGCATGAGGTGCGTAGCTGGTGCGATGCCAACGGCGTGATCTATGGCAACGAGGTGGACTTGTTTGTGCAAGGCCTCATAGACCATGAGCCCCCGCCAGACCTGCCGGCGGTTGAGTCAGCGCCCGCCGATGACGACCAAGCCATGTTGGCGCAGGCCCAAGCCTTGAATGAAACCGTAGATGAAGCGGTGACGGAAGCGGTCGCTGACGTTTCAGCAATGGATGACGACCAAGAAGGGCCAGACGACGACATAAAGAATGACGAAGTTGAAGGCGATGCAGAAGGCGATGTAGAAGGCGACGGCGTTGAGGCCCACGAGTGCCCCATTGAGCCTGCCGCGCCCATCAGCCGCAAGCCCAAAGTGTTGGCCGTAACAGGTACCAATGGCAAAACGACGGTATGCGCCTTGACCGCACAGTTGTTGCAGCGCGCCGGCGTAGACGCTATCGCGGCTGGCAATATTGCGCCATCCTTGCTGGACGCCTTGAGCGCATGCCTGGACGAAGGTCGCTGGCCGCAGGTGTGGGTATTGGAGCTGTCCAGTTTTCAGTTAGACCATTGCACCAGTTTGCAGCCCGACAGTGCAACCATAGTCAACATCAGCCAAGACCACCTGGACTGGCACGGTGACATGGCCAGCTATGTAGCTGCCAAAGGTCATGTGTTTGGCAACCTGGGTCTGCGCCTGTTAAACCGTGACGATCCGCAAGTCATGCAGTTTCAGCCAGAGCCGCCCGCAGTGCCCAAGCGTGGTGAGGCCGTTGCGCCCCATGCCAAGTGGGCCAGCTTTGGCACCGACACACCCACGCGCGTAGGCGACTGGGGTCTGGACACTACCAATGGCCTGACCTGGCTGGTACGCGCGCAGCCACTCGATGACACCATACAAAAGCCCAAACGCGGCCAGGTAGCCGCGCCAGTTGAGGTGTACATGCAGCGCTTGATGCCAGCGGACGCGCTGCGCATCAGGGGGCAGCACAACGCGACCAACGCCTTGCTGGCCTTGGCCCTGGCCACCAGCACAGGCGCTGACTTGGCCGCCATGCTGCACGGCTTGCGTGAGTACACAGGCGAGGCGCACCGCATGCAGTCTGTGGCTGTGGTGAACGATGTGGAGTATTTTGACGACAGCAAAGGCACCAATGTTGGTGCAACCCTGGCCGCCATCAAAGGCTTGGGTAACGAGCGCCGTTTGGTGGTGATTTTGGGTGGTGACGGCAAAGGCCAGGACTTCACGCCATTGAACGCCGCCGTGGCTCAATATGCGCGTGCCGTGGTGTTGATAGGTCGCGACGCGCCAGCTATTCGCCAGGCATTGGCCAGCACAGGTGTGCCATTGCTAGACGCTACAGACATGGCGCATGCTGTGACCATCAGCCAAGCGCAGGCGCAAACCGGCGATGCGGTGTTGCTGTCGCCCGCTTGCGCCAGCTTTGACATGTTTGACAACTACGCCCACCGCGCACGCGTTTTTACGCAAGCGGTGTCTGACCTGGCCGCCGATGCAGGCGTGGAGCTGTCATGA
- the ftsW gene encoding putative lipid II flippase FtsW: MFGSTEQTPKPEYIPVRVNSRDFVRSRPLEVREHGFDKALLWVVLSMVMWGLVMVYSATVALPDGPRFANYSATHFVLRHSIAICIGVVAAVLAFQVPMAKWEQYANHLFVFALVLLVLVLIPFIGKGVNGAQRWISLGFFNFQPSELAKFAVVLYAASYMVRKMAIKEKFMRAVTPMGVAMALTGVLLLAEPDMGAFLVIVVIAMGILFLGGVNAKVFFLFSTLIVGAFAAMVWLSDWRRARIFAYLDPWSEEHAWDKGYQLSHSLIAFGRGELFGVGLGGSVEKLSWLPEAHTDFLMAVLGEEFGLLGVLIVIVVFMWMTRRIVQIGRQAIALDQVFSGLVAQGVGMWIGFQAFINIGVNLGALPTKGLTLPLMSYGGSAILLNLIALAVVLRIDHENRQLMRGGRA, translated from the coding sequence TTGTTTGGCAGCACAGAGCAAACGCCTAAGCCAGAGTACATACCGGTGCGCGTGAACAGCCGCGACTTTGTGCGCAGCCGCCCACTGGAAGTGCGAGAGCATGGCTTTGACAAAGCGCTGCTGTGGGTGGTGTTGTCCATGGTGATGTGGGGCCTGGTCATGGTGTACTCGGCCACAGTAGCCTTGCCTGACGGCCCACGCTTTGCCAATTACTCAGCCACACATTTTGTATTGCGCCACAGCATCGCTATTTGTATTGGTGTGGTTGCGGCCGTGCTGGCTTTCCAGGTGCCCATGGCCAAGTGGGAGCAATACGCCAACCACTTGTTTGTGTTTGCACTGGTATTGCTGGTGCTGGTCTTGATACCGTTTATTGGCAAGGGCGTGAATGGCGCACAACGCTGGATTTCACTGGGCTTTTTCAACTTCCAGCCGTCTGAGTTGGCCAAATTTGCAGTGGTGCTGTACGCGGCCAGCTACATGGTGCGCAAGATGGCCATTAAAGAGAAGTTCATGCGCGCGGTGACACCCATGGGCGTGGCCATGGCACTGACCGGCGTGTTGTTGTTGGCCGAGCCAGACATGGGTGCATTCTTGGTGATCGTGGTGATCGCCATGGGCATCCTGTTTTTAGGCGGCGTCAACGCCAAGGTGTTCTTTTTGTTCAGCACCTTGATTGTGGGCGCATTCGCCGCCATGGTGTGGCTTAGCGACTGGCGTCGTGCCCGCATTTTTGCCTATCTTGACCCGTGGAGCGAAGAGCACGCCTGGGACAAAGGCTACCAGTTGTCGCACTCATTGATTGCATTTGGCCGTGGCGAGTTGTTTGGCGTGGGCCTGGGCGGCAGCGTTGAAAAGCTCAGCTGGCTACCCGAGGCGCACACCGACTTTTTAATGGCGGTACTGGGCGAAGAGTTTGGCCTGCTGGGCGTGCTGATTGTCATTGTGGTGTTCATGTGGATGACGCGGCGCATTGTGCAAATTGGGCGTCAAGCCATTGCCCTGGATCAGGTGTTCAGCGGCCTGGTGGCGCAAGGTGTGGGCATGTGGATTGGCTTTCAAGCCTTCATCAACATTGGTGTGAACTTGGGCGCTTTGCCCACCAAGGGCTTGACCCTGCCGCTCATGAGCTACGGAGGCTCGGCCATTTTGCTAAACCTGATTGCATTGGCGGTGGTGCTGCGCATTGACCACGAAAACCGCCAACTCATGCGAGGAGGCCGCGCATGA
- the murG gene encoding undecaprenyldiphospho-muramoylpentapeptide beta-N-acetylglucosaminyltransferase, translating into MNATLTSLQKPCALIMAGGTGGHIFPGLAVAKDLIAKGWRVHWLGAPASMEARVVPTYNIPLELVAFAGVRGKGIKTLLAAPFKLVKAIAQARRIMQSLQPDVVIGLGGFITVPGAAAARMCGVPIVLHEQNAIAGMANRYLSHIARRVFTAFPNVLPKGEWVGNPMRSEFLMQQPAQQRYAQRTGPLKVLVLGGSLGAKALNDAVPAALALMPQQQRPQVVHQSGANHIDALRDTYFAAGVDGDLRAFIDDVATLMASADVVICRAGASTVTELTAVGAPALLVPFPHAVDDHQTANAQFLVQAQAAWLVQQTELSPHWLANWLAGLTREQLTQCGQNASAVAQTEAVQAIVQAVQLLREEGV; encoded by the coding sequence ATGAACGCCACACTGACAAGCCTGCAAAAGCCCTGCGCCTTGATCATGGCTGGCGGCACTGGTGGACACATCTTCCCAGGCTTGGCCGTAGCCAAAGACCTCATTGCCAAAGGCTGGCGCGTGCATTGGCTGGGCGCACCCGCCAGCATGGAGGCCCGCGTGGTGCCCACGTACAACATACCGCTGGAACTGGTGGCGTTTGCGGGTGTGCGTGGCAAAGGCATCAAGACCCTGCTCGCCGCGCCGTTCAAGTTGGTGAAAGCCATAGCGCAGGCCAGACGCATCATGCAAAGCCTGCAGCCTGATGTGGTGATAGGGCTTGGTGGCTTTATCACAGTGCCCGGTGCGGCTGCGGCGCGCATGTGCGGCGTGCCCATTGTGTTGCACGAGCAAAACGCCATCGCAGGCATGGCCAACCGCTACCTGTCTCACATAGCCAGGCGCGTATTCACCGCCTTCCCCAACGTTTTGCCCAAGGGCGAGTGGGTGGGCAACCCCATGCGCAGTGAGTTTTTGATGCAGCAACCCGCGCAGCAGCGCTACGCGCAGCGCACCGGCCCACTAAAGGTCTTGGTATTGGGCGGCAGCCTGGGCGCCAAGGCGTTAAATGATGCAGTGCCCGCAGCGCTGGCATTGATGCCGCAGCAGCAACGCCCACAAGTGGTTCACCAAAGTGGGGCCAATCACATTGACGCGCTGCGCGACACCTACTTTGCCGCTGGCGTTGACGGTGACTTGCGCGCCTTTATTGACGACGTGGCCACGCTGATGGCCAGTGCCGATGTGGTGATATGCCGCGCTGGCGCCAGCACCGTCACAGAGCTGACAGCAGTGGGTGCGCCTGCCCTGTTGGTACCTTTTCCGCACGCGGTGGACGACCACCAAACCGCCAACGCGCAGTTCCTGGTGCAGGCACAAGCGGCTTGGCTGGTGCAGCAAACAGAGCTAAGTCCTCATTGGCTGGCGAACTGGCTGGCGGGTTTGACCAGAGAGCAACTGACGCAGTGCGGCCAGAACGCCAGTGCGGTTGCCCAGACAGAAGCCGTGCAAGCCATTGTGCAAGCCGTGCAGCTATTGCGAGAGGAAGGCGTGTGA
- the murC gene encoding UDP-N-acetylmuramate--L-alanine ligase has translation MKHVIKHIHFVGIGGSGMSGIAEVLMNLGYTVSGSDLSEGASVQHLRAMGATVHVGHDAQHIVGAHAVVTSTAVKADNPEVVAARTLLIPVVPRAVMLAELMRMKKGVAIAGTHGKTTTTSLVASVLAQAGADPTFVIGGRLNSAGTNAKLGTGEYIVVEADESDASFLNLLPILSVVTNIDADHMDTYGHDFGNLKKAFVEFLHRMPFYGAAVVCVDSPAVRDILADIARPVVTYGLSDDAQLQATDIRAVGGQMHFTVKRRMPEALPDMPVVLNLPGQHNVLNALAAIGVAYEIGLADADVQAALAAFTGVGRRFQLYGDVTLPQGGLMTVVDDYGHHPVEMAATLAAARGAYPGRRLVLAFQPHRYSRTRDCFEDFVKVIAQADAVLLTEVYAAGETPIVAADARALARAIRVGGVLEPQFVESVTDLAQTALASAQDGDVLLCMGAGSVAAVPAQVLELAKSQPVAQQVSA, from the coding sequence ATGAAGCACGTGATTAAACACATTCACTTTGTAGGCATTGGCGGCTCTGGCATGAGCGGCATTGCTGAAGTGCTCATGAACCTGGGCTACACCGTGTCTGGCAGCGACTTGAGTGAAGGCGCTTCTGTGCAGCACTTGCGTGCCATGGGTGCCACGGTACATGTGGGCCACGACGCGCAGCACATCGTGGGTGCGCATGCAGTGGTGACGTCTACCGCCGTTAAAGCCGACAACCCGGAGGTTGTTGCTGCGCGCACGCTGCTGATACCCGTGGTACCGCGTGCGGTGATGTTGGCTGAGCTCATGCGCATGAAAAAAGGCGTGGCCATCGCAGGGACACACGGCAAAACCACCACCACCAGCCTGGTGGCCAGCGTATTGGCGCAAGCCGGTGCAGACCCCACCTTTGTAATTGGCGGGCGCTTGAACAGCGCGGGCACCAACGCCAAGCTGGGTACTGGCGAATACATAGTGGTAGAGGCTGACGAGTCTGACGCCTCATTCCTCAATCTACTGCCCATTTTGTCTGTGGTCACCAATATTGACGCAGACCACATGGACACCTATGGCCATGACTTTGGCAACCTGAAAAAGGCATTCGTGGAGTTTTTGCACCGCATGCCGTTTTACGGCGCCGCCGTGGTGTGTGTAGACAGCCCAGCGGTGCGCGACATCTTGGCCGATATCGCGCGTCCCGTGGTGACATACGGACTAAGCGACGATGCGCAACTGCAAGCCACCGACATCAGGGCGGTGGGCGGGCAAATGCACTTTACCGTTAAGCGCCGCATGCCTGAGGCGTTGCCAGACATGCCGGTGGTGTTGAACCTGCCCGGCCAGCACAATGTATTGAATGCACTGGCCGCCATTGGCGTGGCCTACGAAATTGGCTTGGCAGATGCCGACGTGCAGGCGGCCTTGGCTGCATTTACCGGCGTGGGCAGACGCTTCCAGTTGTACGGTGACGTGACACTGCCGCAAGGCGGGCTTATGACAGTGGTAGACGACTACGGCCATCACCCCGTAGAGATGGCGGCCACTCTGGCTGCTGCACGTGGCGCCTATCCTGGGCGTAGGTTGGTGTTGGCATTTCAGCCGCACCGCTACAGCCGCACACGCGACTGCTTTGAAGACTTTGTCAAAGTCATTGCACAGGCCGATGCGGTACTGCTCACAGAGGTCTACGCCGCAGGTGAAACACCGATAGTGGCTGCAGACGCGCGCGCCCTGGCCAGAGCCATACGCGTGGGCGGTGTGCTGGAGCCACAATTTGTAGAGTCTGTCACTGACCTGGCCCAAACAGCGTTGGCCAGCGCGCAGGATGGTGACGTGTTGCTGTGCATGGGCGCAGGCAGCGTGGCCGCCGTACCAGCCCAAGTGCTGGAGTTGGCCAAATCGCAACCAGTGGCGCAGCAGGTGAGCGCATGA
- a CDS encoding D-alanine--D-alanine ligase, whose amino-acid sequence MSTSTHNQQRWPLPDAKAMGKVAVLMGGHSAEREVSLMSGQGVLSALQSLGVNAHAFDPAHQDLQQLKAQGFERCFIALHGRFGEDGTVQGALELMGIPYTGAGVMASSVAMDKVMTKRIWRSEGLPTPAWALVDSVHATQQAFATLGSPMIVKPAREGSTIGLTKVEHADQCELAYNLAAQHDPEVLCEQFISGDEVTCPVVGTGSQAVALPVIHIKAPDGNYDYNNKYFTNDTQYIVPCHLPAGEEAAIKELILSAYCTLGVRAWGRVDVMIDAATRKPYLLEINTSPGMTGHSLVPMSAGVANLPYAELCLYILGMAALDNALPAAATGGVQ is encoded by the coding sequence ATGAGCACCAGCACACACAACCAACAGCGCTGGCCGCTGCCTGATGCAAAAGCCATGGGCAAAGTCGCCGTGCTGATGGGCGGACATTCCGCCGAACGCGAAGTCTCATTGATGTCTGGCCAGGGCGTGCTCAGTGCGCTGCAAAGCCTGGGCGTTAACGCGCATGCCTTTGACCCCGCACATCAAGACTTGCAGCAGCTCAAGGCGCAAGGCTTTGAGCGCTGCTTTATTGCGCTGCATGGCCGCTTTGGCGAAGACGGTACGGTACAAGGTGCCTTGGAGCTAATGGGCATTCCCTACACCGGCGCGGGCGTGATGGCATCCAGCGTGGCCATGGACAAAGTCATGACCAAGCGCATCTGGCGCTCGGAAGGTTTGCCCACGCCGGCCTGGGCGCTGGTAGACAGTGTGCACGCCACGCAGCAAGCTTTTGCAACGCTTGGCTCGCCCATGATTGTCAAGCCAGCGCGCGAAGGATCCACCATTGGCCTGACCAAAGTCGAGCATGCCGATCAATGCGAGTTGGCCTACAACTTGGCCGCGCAACATGACCCCGAGGTTTTGTGTGAACAGTTCATCAGTGGCGACGAAGTGACTTGTCCCGTGGTGGGCACGGGCTCACAAGCGGTGGCGTTGCCGGTGATTCATATCAAAGCGCCAGACGGCAACTACGACTACAACAACAAATACTTCACCAACGACACGCAATACATAGTGCCTTGTCACTTGCCCGCTGGCGAAGAGGCAGCCATAAAAGAGCTGATTCTGAGTGCTTACTGCACATTGGGCGTGCGCGCCTGGGGCAGGGTAGACGTGATGATTGACGCCGCCACGCGCAAGCCTTACCTGCTGGAGATCAATACATCACCGGGCATGACTGGTCACTCGTTGGTGCCCATGTCGGCTGGCGTGGCGAATCTGCCCTACGCCGAGCTGTGTTTGTACATATTGGGCATGGCTGCGTTAGACAACGCCTTGCCAGCTGCAGCCACCGGAGGCGTGCAGTGA
- a CDS encoding cell division protein FtsQ/DivIB — translation MTLNMPSTPVDVRVMDALSRLLLLVLVCLSLFVLGQWAYRHPAWPVRSLVLVGDVVHQSAPALRAQLNGRMAGSFLSVDVGRMQVLVEDMPWVRKAVVQRAFPSHLRITIEEHQARAWWGEVGAQRLVNNYGELFEASADDAVSDASQWPVLDGAPEQARDIYQAYLSINQAVVPLGKTVQSLRMSEQGGWHAVLSGNVHLDLGRGTPADITQRVQPFVSTVSELTRRYQGDLEAADLRYPNGYALRLRGVTTGKQ, via the coding sequence GTGACCTTGAACATGCCCTCAACCCCAGTAGACGTTCGCGTAATGGACGCACTAAGCCGGCTGCTGCTGCTGGTGTTGGTGTGCCTGAGCTTGTTCGTACTGGGGCAGTGGGCATACCGCCACCCGGCATGGCCTGTTCGCTCGCTGGTGTTGGTGGGCGATGTGGTGCACCAAAGCGCACCAGCACTGCGCGCGCAACTGAACGGTCGCATGGCGGGAAGCTTTTTAAGTGTGGATGTAGGGCGTATGCAAGTCTTGGTGGAAGACATGCCCTGGGTGCGCAAAGCCGTGGTGCAGCGCGCCTTCCCAAGCCATTTGCGCATCACCATTGAAGAACACCAGGCGCGTGCCTGGTGGGGTGAAGTAGGCGCGCAGCGCCTGGTGAACAACTACGGTGAGTTGTTTGAGGCCAGTGCCGACGATGCCGTCAGCGACGCCAGTCAGTGGCCAGTACTAGACGGCGCACCAGAGCAGGCGCGCGATATCTACCAAGCCTATTTGTCCATCAACCAAGCTGTGGTGCCGCTTGGCAAAACCGTGCAAAGCCTGCGCATGAGCGAGCAAGGCGGCTGGCACGCCGTGTTGTCGGGCAATGTGCACTTGGACTTGGGTCGTGGCACACCGGCAGACATCACCCAACGCGTGCAGCCCTTTGTCAGCACGGTTTCAGAGTTGACGCGGCGCTACCAGGGTGACCTGGAAGCTGCAGACCTGCGCTACCCCAACGGTTATGCGCTGCGCCTGCGCGGTGTCACAACTGGCAAGCAATAA
- the ftsA gene encoding cell division protein FtsA, producing MAKEYKDLIVGLDIGTSKIMVVVAEVQTSGQLKLAGFGVSESSGLKRGVVVNIDATVQSIQAALKEAEFMADCQITRVFTGITGSHIRGINSSGMVAVKDKEVSAADVARVIETARAINISTDQRLLLVEPQEFVIDGQDVKEPIGMSGIRLEAKVHIVTGAQSAAENIIKCVRRCGLEVDQLMLNPLASSQAVLTEDEQELGVALVDIGAGTTDVAIFSGGAIRHTAVIPIAGDLITNDIAMALRTPTKDAEEIKVLSGCAKQLLADPDAQVEVPGLGDRAPRMLSRQALAGVIEPRVEEIFSLVQQVIRDSGFEEVLSSGIVLAGGSAVMPGMVELGEDIFLKPVRRGIPTHASAMSDMVAHPRAATVMGLVEEARQARLRGHTVARKATSMQSALGRLKDWFMGVF from the coding sequence ATGGCCAAGGAATACAAAGACCTCATAGTCGGCTTGGATATAGGCACCTCCAAAATCATGGTGGTGGTCGCCGAGGTGCAAACCAGCGGGCAGCTCAAGCTGGCCGGCTTTGGCGTGTCCGAGAGTAGTGGCTTGAAGCGTGGCGTCGTGGTCAACATAGACGCCACCGTACAAAGCATTCAGGCCGCACTCAAAGAAGCCGAGTTTATGGCCGACTGCCAAATCACCCGCGTGTTCACCGGCATCACCGGCAGCCACATACGTGGCATCAACTCCAGCGGCATGGTGGCGGTCAAAGACAAAGAGGTCAGTGCCGCCGACGTGGCCCGCGTGATAGAGACTGCGCGCGCCATCAACATCTCTACTGATCAGCGATTGTTGCTGGTAGAGCCGCAAGAGTTTGTGATTGACGGCCAGGACGTCAAAGAGCCCATTGGCATGAGCGGCATACGCTTGGAGGCCAAAGTACACATCGTTACCGGCGCACAAAGCGCTGCAGAAAACATCATCAAGTGTGTGCGTCGCTGCGGCCTGGAAGTTGACCAGCTCATGCTCAACCCGCTGGCATCCAGCCAAGCCGTGCTCACCGAAGACGAGCAAGAGTTGGGCGTGGCCTTGGTAGACATTGGCGCGGGCACCACAGACGTGGCCATTTTCTCTGGCGGCGCCATTCGCCACACGGCGGTGATACCCATAGCAGGCGACCTCATCACCAACGACATCGCCATGGCGCTGCGCACGCCCACCAAAGACGCCGAAGAAATCAAGGTACTCAGCGGCTGCGCCAAGCAACTGCTGGCCGACCCAGACGCACAAGTAGAAGTACCAGGCCTTGGCGACCGCGCGCCCCGCATGCTTAGCCGCCAAGCCTTGGCCGGCGTCATTGAGCCGCGCGTGGAAGAAATTTTCTCGCTGGTGCAGCAAGTCATTCGCGACTCTGGCTTTGAAGAAGTCTTGTCGTCAGGCATTGTGCTGGCCGGTGGCTCAGCCGTAATGCCAGGCATGGTCGAGCTGGGCGAAGACATTTTCTTAAAGCCAGTGCGTCGAGGCATTCCCACGCACGCCAGTGCCATGTCAGACATGGTGGCCCACCCACGCGCGGCCACCGTTATGGGTTTGGTGGAAGAGGCCAGGCAAGCGCGCCTGCGTGGCCACACCGTGGCGCGCAAAGCCACATCCATGCAGTCTGCACTGGGCAGGCTCAAAGACTGGTTTATGGGGGTGTTTTAA
- the ftsZ gene encoding cell division protein FtsZ, whose product MSIEMIETEEFNQGTRIKVIGVGGGGGNAVGHMIATGVNGVEFVCANTDAQALTQSAAHKLIQLGGTGLGAGSKPEKGCEAAELAIEEIREAIGDAHMLFITAGMGGGTGTGAAPVIARVAKEMGVLTVGVVTKPFDFEGQKRMNNADSGLTELEANVDSLIVVLNDKLLEVYGDDITQEEAFGHANDVLKNAVGGIAEIINVPGHVNVDFEDVRTVMGEPGKAMMGTAVASGPDRARLAAEQAVACPLLEGIDLSGARGVLVLISAAKGSLKLKESSLAMETIRAYASPDAHVIYGTAYDDQLGDEIRVTVVATGLARSGAKRQSTPLTVLRTGTDNMPVTDVNANGGYADKLAGAQSNVPSVWRNNRTQASERVNALSSGGMEDFEIPAFLRKQAD is encoded by the coding sequence ATGTCCATCGAAATGATTGAAACCGAAGAATTCAACCAAGGCACGCGCATCAAGGTAATTGGTGTGGGCGGCGGCGGCGGCAACGCTGTGGGTCACATGATTGCCACTGGCGTTAACGGCGTCGAGTTTGTGTGCGCCAACACCGACGCGCAAGCACTCACGCAAAGCGCAGCGCACAAGCTCATCCAATTGGGCGGCACCGGCTTGGGCGCTGGCAGCAAGCCAGAAAAAGGCTGCGAAGCTGCCGAGTTGGCCATTGAAGAAATTCGCGAAGCCATTGGCGACGCACACATGTTGTTTATTACCGCTGGCATGGGCGGCGGCACCGGCACCGGCGCAGCCCCCGTGATTGCGCGCGTGGCCAAGGAAATGGGCGTGCTGACCGTGGGCGTGGTCACCAAGCCGTTTGACTTTGAAGGTCAAAAGCGCATGAACAACGCCGACAGCGGCCTGACCGAATTGGAAGCCAACGTGGACTCACTCATAGTGGTGCTCAACGACAAGCTGCTAGAGGTGTACGGTGACGACATCACGCAGGAAGAAGCCTTTGGCCACGCCAACGATGTGTTGAAAAACGCAGTAGGCGGTATTGCTGAAATCATCAACGTGCCTGGCCACGTGAACGTTGACTTTGAAGACGTGCGCACAGTCATGGGCGAGCCCGGCAAAGCCATGATGGGCACGGCCGTTGCCAGCGGCCCAGACCGCGCCCGTTTGGCCGCCGAGCAAGCGGTTGCCTGCCCGTTGCTGGAAGGCATAGACTTGTCCGGCGCACGTGGCGTATTGGTGCTGATCAGCGCGGCCAAGGGCTCTTTGAAGTTGAAAGAATCCAGCCTGGCCATGGAAACCATTCGCGCCTACGCATCACCCGATGCGCACGTGATTTACGGTACGGCTTACGACGACCAGCTGGGTGATGAAATCCGCGTCACAGTGGTGGCAACAGGCTTGGCCCGCAGCGGTGCCAAGCGCCAAAGCACACCACTGACCGTGTTGCGCACGGGTACCGACAACATGCCCGTGACGGACGTGAACGCCAACGGCGGTTATGCCGACAAGCTGGCCGGTGCCCAAAGCAACGTGCCAAGCGTTTGGCGCAACAACCGCACGCAAGCCAGCGAGCGCGTAAACGCCTTGTCATCTGGCGGCATGGAAGACTTTGAAATCCCAGCCTTCCTGCGCAAGCAAGCCGACTAA
- the lpxC gene encoding UDP-3-O-acyl-N-acetylglucosamine deacetylase: MLAQRTLKTLTKATGVGLHSGERVELTLRPAQPNTGIVFRRVDLPTPVDIPVNALAVTDTRLASTIENNGAKVHTIEHLMSALAGLGLDNVYVDITAEEVPILDGSAASFVYLLQSAGVVVQNAPKQFIRVTKPVEVREGDGKNVKWARLEPYHGYKLKFEIEFAHPAVDATGQCVEFDLGSGQYAREIARARTFGFTRDVEMMRANGLALGGGLDNAIVMDDVKVLNADGLRYNDEFVKHKILDAMGDLFVVGKPLLAAYTAYRSGHAMNNQLLRALMAQPDAYEITSFADERAAPAGFAQTAPAW; encoded by the coding sequence ATGCTCGCTCAACGCACACTCAAAACACTGACCAAAGCCACTGGCGTTGGTCTGCACAGCGGTGAGCGCGTAGAGCTAACCCTGCGTCCGGCGCAGCCCAATACCGGCATTGTGTTTAGAAGAGTGGACTTGCCCACCCCGGTGGACATACCGGTGAACGCTTTGGCCGTAACCGACACGCGACTGGCCTCAACCATTGAGAACAACGGTGCCAAGGTACACACCATCGAGCACCTGATGTCTGCCCTGGCGGGCTTGGGTCTTGACAATGTGTATGTAGACATCACTGCTGAAGAAGTACCCATATTGGACGGCTCGGCCGCCTCGTTTGTGTACCTGCTGCAAAGCGCCGGTGTGGTGGTGCAAAACGCGCCCAAACAGTTCATACGCGTCACAAAGCCCGTTGAAGTCCGCGAAGGCGACGGCAAAAACGTCAAATGGGCCAGGCTGGAGCCTTACCACGGCTACAAACTCAAGTTTGAAATTGAGTTTGCCCACCCCGCCGTAGACGCCACTGGCCAGTGCGTTGAGTTTGACCTGGGCAGCGGCCAATACGCCCGAGAAATAGCCCGTGCGCGCACCTTTGGCTTTACCCGCGACGTGGAAATGATGCGCGCTAATGGTTTGGCGCTTGGCGGCGGCCTGGACAACGCCATCGTGATGGACGACGTCAAAGTGCTCAACGCCGACGGCTTGCGCTACAACGACGAGTTTGTGAAGCACAAGATACTAGACGCCATGGGCGACCTGTTTGTGGTGGGCAAGCCTTTGCTGGCTGCCTACACCGCCTACCGGTCAGGCCACGCCATGAACAACCAACTGCTGCGCGCCCTGATGGCCCAGCCAGATGCGTATGAAATAACCAGCTTTGCTGACGAGCGCGCCGCGCCCGCAGGCTTTGCGCAAACTGCACCGGCTTGGTGA